The Aphelocoma coerulescens isolate FSJ_1873_10779 chromosome 2, UR_Acoe_1.0, whole genome shotgun sequence genome contains a region encoding:
- the ENY2 gene encoding transcription and mRNA export factor ENY2: protein MNKDAQMRATINQKLIETGERERLKELLRAKLIECGWKDQLKAHCKDVIKEKGLEHVTVDDLVAEITPKGRALVPDSVKKELLQRIRTFLAQHASL, encoded by the exons ATGAATAAAGATGCCCAGATGAGAGCAACCATTAACCAAAAGCTAATAGAAACAGGAGAGCGAGAACG CCTTAAAGAGTTGCTGAGAGCCAAGTTAATTGAATGTGGCTGGAAGGATCAGTTGAAGGCACATTGCAAAG ATGTCATTAAAGAAAAAGGATTAGAACATGTTACTGTTGATGATTTGGTGGCAGAAATCACTCCCAAAGGCAGAG CTTTGGTACCAGACAGTGTAAAGAAAGAACTCTTGCAAAGAATAAGAACCTTCCTTGCTCAGCATGCCAGTCTTTAA